A single genomic interval of Stenotrophomonas sp. ZAC14D1_NAIMI4_1 harbors:
- a CDS encoding GNAT family N-acetyltransferase: MSIFDLRIETERLILRPPQAQDLEPYLAFCADEEVMRSLGGVQLPSVAWRSFCSLAGAWQLFGFSMFSVIEKASGEWVGRMGPWQPLGWPGPEVGWSIRRASWGRGYAPEAAVAAIDWAFDTQGWDEVIHTIAEDNEKSKAVARKLGSGLLRMGRLPPPYEGGPLEIWGQSRAQWRQRTR; this comes from the coding sequence ATGAGCATCTTCGACCTGCGCATCGAAACCGAGCGGCTGATCCTGCGCCCGCCGCAGGCCCAGGACCTGGAACCCTACCTGGCCTTCTGTGCCGATGAAGAGGTGATGCGCAGCCTGGGCGGCGTGCAGCTGCCTTCGGTGGCTTGGCGCAGCTTCTGCAGCCTGGCCGGCGCCTGGCAGCTGTTCGGCTTCTCCATGTTCAGCGTCATCGAGAAGGCCAGCGGCGAGTGGGTCGGCCGCATGGGCCCGTGGCAACCCCTGGGCTGGCCCGGTCCCGAGGTCGGCTGGAGCATCCGCCGCGCCAGTTGGGGGCGCGGCTATGCCCCGGAGGCCGCCGTCGCCGCCATTGACTGGGCGTTCGACACGCAGGGCTGGGACGAGGTCATCCACACCATTGCCGAGGACAACGAAAAGTCCAAGGCGGTGGCGCGCAAGCTGGGCAGTGGCCTGCTGCGCATGGGCCGGTTGCCGCCACCCTACGAAGGCGGGCCGCTGGAGATCTGGGGGCAGTCGCGCGCGCAGTGGCGGCAACGCACGCGTTGA
- a CDS encoding glutathione S-transferase family protein: MVEERVPLTVHGMSVSGNCHKVRMLLEQLGSRYRWVEVDSAHGQTHSPEFLALNPNAKVPLIVRDDGRVLTESNAILFWLAEGTPYLPTDGWERAQALSWMFFEQYSHEPCVAVARFIRGWTDADSPRRAELPRLHERAATALAVMEQHLRQAQWFTGNEYGIADIALFAYTDVAADGGIDLQPFAEVRAWLQRVREQPRFVAMPAVTAEVRARLDGRA, from the coding sequence ATGGTGGAAGAGCGCGTTCCGTTGACGGTGCACGGCATGTCGGTGTCGGGCAACTGCCACAAGGTGCGGATGCTGCTGGAGCAGCTCGGCAGCCGCTACCGCTGGGTGGAAGTGGACAGCGCGCATGGGCAGACCCACTCGCCCGAATTCCTCGCGCTCAACCCGAATGCGAAAGTGCCGCTGATCGTGCGCGACGATGGCCGCGTGCTGACCGAATCCAACGCGATCCTGTTCTGGCTGGCCGAAGGCACGCCCTACCTGCCCACCGATGGCTGGGAACGGGCGCAGGCGCTGAGCTGGATGTTCTTCGAGCAGTACAGCCACGAGCCCTGCGTGGCCGTGGCGCGCTTCATCCGTGGCTGGACAGATGCCGATTCGCCGCGCCGGGCCGAACTGCCGCGGCTGCATGAGCGTGCTGCCACTGCGCTGGCGGTGATGGAGCAGCACCTGCGGCAGGCGCAGTGGTTCACCGGCAACGAGTACGGCATCGCCGACATCGCGCTGTTCGCCTACACCGATGTTGCCGCCGACGGTGGCATCGACCTGCAGCCGTTCGCGGAAGTGCGCGCCTGGCTGCAGCGGGTGCGCGAGCAGCCACGTTTCGTGGCGATGCCGGCGGTGACCGCCGAGGTTCGCGCACGCCTGGACGGCCGCGCGTAG
- a CDS encoding DUF6116 family protein, translating to MANPMLLPVLQWARRLRYPTLFKLTAGLFALTLFIPDPIPFVDELVLGLGTLLLANWKNRSAATPPPLEQR from the coding sequence ATGGCCAACCCGATGCTGCTGCCGGTCCTGCAATGGGCACGCCGGCTGCGCTACCCCACCCTGTTCAAGCTGACCGCCGGCCTGTTCGCGCTGACGCTGTTCATCCCCGACCCCATCCCGTTCGTGGACGAACTGGTGCTGGGCCTGGGCACCCTGCTGCTGGCCAACTGGAAGAACCGCAGCGCGGCGACGCCACCGCCGCTGGAACAGCGTTGA
- a CDS encoding glycine zipper 2TM domain-containing protein, which produces MKSTTTTVLVAAGALLVGGIATAAFMKSGDKAPDSLGAANPSESRLVDGSAADDGARGDAVDATAPRGLEYADVLKVDPLTEKQKAYATVIGTEPVRETSTTQTPHEVCQDVVVQERLPERDGNVGGTVVGAVVGGLLGNQVGGGNGKKAATAAGAVAGGFIGNQVDKRHVGGRVVNRTERQCHTETATSESSRVTGYNVTYRNEDGTTGTMRMASKPGTRIAMGTNDVVKGYNVTYRYDGAEKTVRMDNKPASDRLPVVDGQLVTQTAAAGEAAANR; this is translated from the coding sequence ATGAAAAGCACAACTACAACTGTCCTGGTCGCAGCGGGCGCGCTGCTGGTGGGTGGCATCGCAACCGCCGCCTTCATGAAGAGTGGTGACAAGGCCCCGGATTCGCTGGGCGCCGCCAATCCTTCCGAGTCGCGCCTGGTCGATGGCAGCGCTGCCGATGATGGCGCGCGCGGCGACGCGGTCGATGCCACTGCACCGCGCGGCCTGGAATACGCCGATGTGCTGAAGGTTGACCCGCTCACCGAGAAGCAGAAGGCGTACGCGACGGTCATCGGCACCGAGCCGGTGCGCGAGACGTCCACCACCCAGACCCCGCATGAGGTGTGCCAGGACGTGGTGGTGCAGGAGCGCCTGCCCGAGCGTGATGGCAACGTGGGCGGCACCGTGGTGGGCGCCGTGGTCGGCGGCCTGCTCGGCAACCAGGTCGGTGGCGGCAACGGCAAGAAGGCGGCCACTGCAGCGGGCGCCGTGGCCGGTGGCTTCATCGGCAACCAGGTGGACAAGCGCCACGTCGGTGGCCGCGTGGTCAACCGCACCGAACGCCAGTGCCACACTGAAACGGCGACCTCCGAGTCGAGCCGCGTCACCGGTTACAACGTGACCTACCGCAATGAAGACGGCACCACCGGCACCATGCGCATGGCCAGCAAGCCGGGCACGCGCATCGCCATGGGTACCAACGATGTGGTCAAGGGCTACAACGTGACCTACCGCTACGATGGCGCCGAGAAGACCGTGCGCATGGACAACAAGCCGGCCAGCGACCGCCTGCCGGTGGTGGATGGCCAGCTGGTCACCCAGACCGCAGCAGCCGGCGAAGCGGCGGCCAACCGCTAG
- a CDS encoding transketolase C-terminal domain-containing protein, giving the protein MFAVVPDPIPARMRALNRAEVCDVNFLEALRGWRGLPRPKPAPDAPILPGSTLTAAAFAELFDSQMASRQLDLMARVLRLQNKVFYTIGSSGHEGNALLARACRHTDPAFLHYRSGAFMAERARQVPGLDPLRDAALSFAASADDPASGGRHKVWGSRPLWVLPQTSTIASHLPKALGTALAIESGKRLGQPLPIPADSIVLCSFGDASANHATAQTAFNTAMWSAYQKLPAPILFVCEDNGLGISVKTPEGWIAERFSRQPGLDYYYADGLDLAAGHAQVQAAVEHCRRTRRPTFLHLRTTRLMGHAGTDFEVEWRALADLCAAEAQDPLLRSAQIALESGWMDAAGIEAAYETLRARCLSAASDAEGRPKLQSLDEVVAPLAPYTPAAVMAEAGRAVPAEAREALYGGADALPERQPPRHLAVQINHGLQELLCKYPQALLFGEDVAQKGGVYTVTKDLLRRFGPRRVFNTLLDETMILGMAQGLANMGLLPVPEIQYLAYLHNAIDQLRGEACSLQFFSNDQFRNPMLVRVAGLGYQKGFGGHFHNDNSITALRDIPGLVVGCPSRGDDAVMMLRTLAALARVDGRVAVFLEPIALYMSKDLHAPGDGQWLFDYPAPGQALVLGEGRVYAPDADDLVVFTYGNGVPMALRAVPAIQAQTGWQVRVVDLRWLVPLDAGFIAAQAASARRVLVLDEGRHSGGVGEGVVTALVEAGHGHLPLRRVCGADTYTPLAGAAMFGLPSDNAVIGAALDLAQEP; this is encoded by the coding sequence ATGTTCGCTGTGGTTCCCGATCCGATTCCCGCGCGCATGCGCGCGCTCAACCGCGCCGAAGTGTGCGACGTCAATTTCCTCGAGGCGCTGCGTGGTTGGCGCGGGCTGCCACGGCCGAAGCCGGCCCCGGATGCGCCGATCCTGCCGGGCAGCACGCTCACCGCAGCCGCGTTCGCCGAGTTGTTCGATTCGCAGATGGCCAGCCGCCAGCTGGACCTGATGGCGCGCGTGCTGCGGTTGCAGAACAAGGTCTTCTACACCATCGGTTCATCCGGCCATGAAGGCAACGCGCTGCTGGCGCGGGCCTGCCGGCATACCGATCCGGCCTTCCTGCACTATCGTTCCGGTGCGTTCATGGCCGAGCGCGCGCGCCAGGTGCCGGGCCTGGACCCGTTGCGCGATGCCGCACTGTCCTTTGCCGCCAGTGCCGACGACCCGGCCAGCGGTGGCCGCCACAAGGTGTGGGGCAGCCGCCCGCTGTGGGTGCTGCCGCAGACCTCGACCATCGCCTCGCACCTGCCCAAGGCGCTGGGCACTGCGCTGGCCATCGAGAGCGGCAAGCGCCTGGGCCAGCCGCTGCCGATCCCCGCCGACAGCATCGTGCTGTGTTCCTTTGGCGATGCCTCGGCCAACCACGCGACGGCGCAGACCGCCTTCAACACCGCGATGTGGTCGGCCTACCAGAAGCTGCCCGCACCGATCCTGTTCGTCTGCGAGGACAACGGCCTGGGCATTTCGGTGAAGACCCCGGAAGGCTGGATCGCCGAACGCTTCAGCCGCCAGCCGGGGCTGGACTACTACTACGCCGATGGCCTGGACCTGGCGGCGGGACATGCCCAGGTACAGGCGGCGGTCGAGCATTGCCGGCGTACCCGCCGGCCGACCTTCCTGCACCTGCGCACCACGCGGCTGATGGGCCATGCCGGCACCGATTTCGAAGTGGAATGGCGCGCGCTGGCTGACCTCTGCGCGGCCGAGGCACAGGACCCGCTGCTGCGGTCGGCACAGATCGCGCTGGAATCAGGCTGGATGGATGCCGCCGGCATCGAGGCCGCCTACGAGACGCTGCGCGCGCGCTGCCTGTCGGCCGCCTCCGACGCCGAAGGCCGGCCCAAGCTGCAGTCGCTGGATGAAGTGGTTGCGCCACTGGCGCCCTACACGCCGGCGGCAGTGATGGCCGAAGCCGGGCGCGCGGTGCCGGCCGAAGCACGCGAGGCGCTGTACGGCGGCGCTGACGCGTTGCCGGAACGGCAGCCACCGCGCCACCTGGCCGTGCAGATCAACCACGGCCTGCAGGAACTGCTGTGCAAGTACCCGCAGGCGCTGCTGTTCGGCGAGGACGTGGCGCAGAAGGGCGGCGTCTACACGGTCACCAAGGATCTGCTGCGCCGCTTCGGGCCGCGCCGGGTGTTCAACACCCTGCTGGACGAGACGATGATCCTGGGCATGGCGCAGGGCCTGGCCAACATGGGCCTGCTTCCGGTACCGGAAATCCAGTACCTGGCCTACCTGCACAATGCCATCGACCAGCTGCGCGGGGAGGCCTGTTCGCTGCAGTTCTTCTCCAACGACCAGTTCCGCAACCCGATGCTGGTGCGGGTGGCCGGGCTGGGCTACCAGAAGGGCTTCGGTGGCCATTTCCACAACGACAACTCGATCACCGCGCTGCGCGACATCCCCGGCCTGGTGGTGGGTTGCCCGTCGCGCGGCGACGATGCGGTGATGATGCTGCGCACGCTGGCGGCGCTGGCCCGCGTGGATGGCCGGGTGGCGGTGTTCCTCGAGCCGATCGCGCTGTACATGAGCAAGGACCTGCACGCGCCCGGTGATGGCCAGTGGCTGTTCGACTACCCGGCACCTGGGCAGGCGCTGGTGCTGGGCGAGGGCCGGGTCTACGCGCCTGATGCGGACGATCTGGTGGTCTTCACCTACGGCAACGGCGTACCGATGGCGCTGCGCGCGGTGCCGGCCATCCAGGCGCAGACCGGTTGGCAGGTACGGGTGGTGGACCTGCGCTGGCTGGTGCCGCTGGATGCTGGTTTCATCGCCGCCCAGGCCGCCAGCGCGCGGCGGGTGCTGGTGCTGGACGAGGGCCGCCACAGCGGCGGGGTGGGCGAGGGGGTGGTCACCGCCCTGGTCGAGGCCGGGCATGGCCACCTGCCGCTGCGGCGGGTCTGCGGCGCCGATACCTACACGCCGCTGGCGGGGGCAGCAATGTTCGGCCTTCCAAGCGACAATGCGGTGATTGGCGCCGCCCTCGACCTGGCGCAGGAACCCTGA